One stretch of Ostrinia nubilalis chromosome 11, ilOstNubi1.1, whole genome shotgun sequence DNA includes these proteins:
- the LOC135076344 gene encoding spondin-2, translating into MKSIDRMARLLLALLLPALAIAAPTADSDACNPDKMTVYRMVLHTYWTREKFPKHYPDWRPPAQWSKVYGVSHDRSYVLFRLGRRVSSPVRAFAESGRADALGSGPGTLDVFGAPSVNQGAGRTEAEFFVDGNHSRVSVMARMVPSPDWFIGVDSFDLCVDGNWLDSITIEVDPLDAGTDNGFTFTAPNWPTAPQGVAYRITSKYPSHPAGSFFYPHLRRLPPIATFQFIKLREYELSEVFHRSSDDRRYDVLQLDKLSHNTIDVLDGNRALSIAEEVERAEAPKIYADGALTTPDGSYSYYTVVNTTSVTTEEPRSANELPTSGPTASERSALRSLARRYRARRRRKLRADNTDPAERRKRKRARLLDCRVSDWGEWSPCHSDGGCVGSALRTRRVVRRQRPGGAPCPPTTQSRWCATNCTHEDWRNNLT; encoded by the exons ATGAAATCCATCGATAGAATGGCGCGGCTGCTGCTGGCGCTTCTGCTGCCGGCGCTCGCGATCGCAGCGCCAACGGCCGACTCGGATGCGTGTAACCCGGACAAAATGACGGTGTACCGGATGGTACTACACACGTATTGGACGAGAGAGAAGTTCCCCAAGCACTATCCGGACTGGAGGCCGCCGGCGCAGTGGTCTAAAGTCTATG GTGTGTCCCACGACCGGTCTTACGTGCTTTTCCGTCTTGGCCGCCGCGTGTCGTCGCCCGTGCGAGCGTTCGCCGAATCGGGGCGAGCAGACGCGCTCGGCTCGGGTCCCGGCACGCTTGATGTGTTCGGCGCGCCATCTGTCAACCAGGGAGCAGGACGGACCGAAGCCGAATTCTTCGTCGATGGAAACCATTCCAGG GTATCAGTGATGGCCAGGATGGTCCCGTCTCCCGACTGGTTCATCGGAGTCGACAGCTTCGACCTATGCGTCGACGGGAACTGGCTCGATAGCATAACCATTGAG GTGGACCCCCTAGACGCGGGCACAGACAACGGCTTCACGTTCACGGCCCCGAACTGGCCGACGGCCCCCCAAGGGGTCGCCTACCGCATCACGTCCAAGTACCCCTCACACCCGGCCGGGTCGTTCTTCTACCCGCATCTGAGAAGGCTGCCGCCGATCGCCACTTTCCAGTTTATAAAA CTCCGCGAATACGAACTCTCCGAAGTGTTCCACCGAAGCAGCGACGACAGACGATACGACGTGCTGCAGCTCGACAAGCTCAGCCACAATACCATCGACGTGCTGGACGGGAACCGCGCGCTGTCCATAGCCGAGGAGGTGGAGAGAGCCGAGGCTCCAAAGATATACGCCGACGGCGCCCTGACTACGCCTGATGGATCATACTCATATTACACTGT AGTGAACACGACATCAGTGACGACCGAAGAGCCTCGTTCAGCTAACGAGCTGCCGACGTCGGGTCCGACAGCGAGCGAGCGGTCGGCGCTGCGCAGCTTAGCTCGCCGCTACCGGGCCAGGCGGCGGCGCAAGCTGCGAGCCGACAATACCGACCCGGCTGAGCGGAGGAAGCGAAAAAGAGCGA GGCTGCTAGACTGCCGCGTGTCAGACTGGGGCGAGTGGAGCCCTTGCCACAGCGATGGCGGCTGCGTGGGCTCGGCCCTGCGCACACGCCGCGTGGTCCGGCGGCAGAGACCCGGCGGCGCGCCCTGTCCTCCAACCACGCAATCTCGATGGTGCGCCACTAATTGCACCCACGAGGACTGGAGGAACAACCTCACGTAA